In the Candidatus Electrothrix sp. GW3-4 genome, one interval contains:
- a CDS encoding N-acetylmuramoyl-L-alanine amidase: protein MRVSLDTESIADYKVFNLKDPFRVVVDVRGGRGRALKIPKRKVAPQIIADIKPLVVQAKKEGESEAETVRPEITREKIITPRMRKTVPEVAKARKSPAGENLTLAQQLGLGVRRIVIDPGHGGKDPGAVGFGLKEKDIVLKVAQKIRKILEEKNGYEVLLTRDDDVSLSLEERTAIANTKEADLFLSIHVNAHPEEAIRGVETFYLNLATHTEAMRVAALENATSTHNMSEMQDILSELMQNEKINESSQLAEFIQLKMIDGLKKQQFPVKDLGVKQAPFYVLIGAEMPAILAEISFITNPEEAKLMKTDKYLQTLAEQIVAGVFSYAENQRTAALNMRR, encoded by the coding sequence GTGCGTGTCTCTCTTGATACAGAATCCATTGCTGACTATAAGGTCTTTAATCTCAAAGATCCGTTTCGGGTGGTTGTTGATGTTCGTGGGGGAAGAGGTAGGGCGCTGAAGATCCCGAAAAGAAAGGTCGCCCCTCAGATTATAGCGGATATCAAGCCGTTGGTGGTGCAAGCCAAGAAAGAAGGAGAATCTGAGGCGGAAACAGTACGTCCTGAGATAACGAGAGAAAAAATTATTACTCCTCGGATGAGGAAAACAGTTCCTGAGGTGGCCAAGGCAAGAAAATCTCCAGCAGGAGAAAATCTGACCTTGGCTCAGCAGCTTGGGCTTGGGGTACGGCGAATCGTTATAGATCCCGGGCATGGCGGCAAAGACCCCGGAGCCGTCGGATTTGGCCTGAAAGAGAAAGATATTGTCTTGAAGGTAGCCCAAAAGATCAGGAAGATCCTGGAGGAGAAAAATGGTTATGAGGTGCTTCTTACCAGAGATGACGATGTTTCTCTTTCCCTTGAAGAGCGAACAGCTATTGCCAATACCAAAGAGGCGGATCTCTTTCTTTCCATCCATGTCAACGCCCACCCGGAAGAAGCGATTCGAGGGGTGGAAACATTCTATTTGAACCTGGCCACGCATACAGAAGCCATGCGGGTCGCGGCCTTGGAAAATGCCACCTCTACCCATAATATGAGCGAGATGCAGGATATTCTTTCAGAGCTGATGCAGAACGAGAAGATCAATGAGTCCTCTCAGCTGGCCGAGTTTATCCAGCTCAAGATGATTGATGGTCTGAAGAAACAACAGTTTCCGGTCAAAGATCTCGGCGTAAAACAGGCCCCGTTCTACGTCCTCATTGGTGCGGAAATGCCAGCTATTCTCGCTGAAATTTCCTTTATCACCAATCCAGAGGAGGCGAAGTTGATGAAAACTGATAAGTATTTACAGACACTTGCCGAGCAGATTGTTGCTGGTGTGTTTTCCTATGCTGAAAACCAGAGAACAG